The following are encoded together in the Candida orthopsilosis Co 90-125, chromosome 5 draft sequence genome:
- a CDS encoding Hst3 histone H3 K56 (H3K56) deacetylase has protein sequence MHTINLDDGSNKITAECSIKLNEAIRYISKSKKTTVITGAGISCNAGIPDFRSENGLYNMVKHKYPKQIVRGQDLFDINLFRDETSLEIFCTFMERLYHYSLLAKPTESHKFLKHLKDKGKLLRCYTQNIDSLEQNVNLNLGINQSDFENEQKASGAGTGAGKFRQFWNNLDVVQLHGNLHKLSCTNCFAEFEWNSEFKTMFNQGVNPECSNCYNKYQQRLYQGKRMTGHIGLLRPDIVLYGENHRQSEILSQGLTNDLKSKPDLLIIMGTSLKVDGVKKLVKSLSKQIHERGGKVLFVNKTNLSKMWHQYVDYEILCDCDQFIRILKAEIPDLFLTQEQLDSKKLKNKAHEEIPMPSDAYKLIVKQEKDEETEDVKVKQENKSVQIKVESGSAELCSPSSTSPIRIKQEITNDILTPPDTPTKKRKRSSSSQQQSQKKQPSLKREPRVKLEKKVEHKEDGRKLKRPRGGSSTNASALDTSATVAAVGKEAAAYMTPPASFDESIPLKLYSSSQLNQC, from the coding sequence ATGCATACCATAAATCTTGATGACGGTAGTAACAAAATAACTGCTGAATGTTCAATTAAACTAAATGAAGCTATTCGCTACATctccaaatccaaaaagACAACCGTGATCACGGGAGCAGGAATCCTGTGTAATGCAGGAATACCCGATTTCCGATCCGAAAATGGTTTATACAACATGGTCAAACATAAATATCCTAAACAAATTGTACGAGGACAGGATTTatttgatatcaatttATTTCGTGATGAAACTtcattggaaattttttgtACTTTTATGGAACGATTATACCATTATAGCTTATTGGCTAAACCAACTGAGTCTCATAAATTTTTAAAGCATTTAAAGGATAAGGGAAAATTGTTGCGATGTTATActcaaaatattgattCTTTGGAACAAAATGTAAATTTAAACTTGGGGATTAATCAACtggattttgaaaatgagcAAAAAGCTAGTGGTGCTGGTACTGGTGCAGGTAAATTTCgtcaattttggaataaCTTGGATGTGGTTCAGCTACATGGAAACTTGCATAAATTATCATGTACTAATTGTTttgctgaatttgaatGGAATAGTGAATTTAAAACCATGTTTAATCAAGGCGTCAATCCAGAATGTTCCAATTGTTACAACAAGTATCAACAACGATTATACCAAGGGAAAAGAATGACAGGACACATTGGTTTGCTAAGACCAGATATTGTACTTTATGGAGAAAATCATCGACAACTGGAGATCCTAAGTCAAGGATTAActaatgatttgaaaagtaaGCCTGATTTATTGATCATAATGGGTACTTCTTTGAAAGTAGATGGTGTAAAGAAACTAGTCAAGAGTTTAAGTAAACAAATTCATGAACGTGGAGGTAAAGTTTTGTTTGTCAACAAGACAAATTTAAGTAAAATGTGGCATCAATATGTGGATTATGAAATATTGTGTGATTGTGATCAGTTCATACGGATATTGAAGGCAGAAATACCCGATTTATTCTTGACTCAAGAACAATTGGAttcaaagaaattaaagaatAAAGCCCATGAAGAGATACCTATGCCTAGTGATGCATATAAATTGATCGTGaaacaagagaaagatgaagagaCTGAAGATGTTAAAGTGAAACAGGAGAACAAGAGTGTTCAAATTAAAGTGGAATCTGGATCGGCTGAGTTATGCTCACCGTCATCTACATCACCGATACGAATTAAACAAGAGATAACAAATGATATTTTAACTCCACCTGATACCCCAACcaaaaaaaggaaaagatcGTCATCTTCACAGCAACAGAGCCAGAAGAAACAGCCATCATTGAAACGAGAACCAAGGGTGAAACTAGAAAAGAAAGTGGAACATAAAGAAGACGGACGGAAGTTAAAACGACCAAGAGGTGGCTCCTCTACAAATGCGTCAGCATTAGACACATCTGCTACAGTGGCTGCTGTTGGTAAGGAGGCTGCTGCATATATGACACCACCTGCgtcatttgatgaatcaataCCGTTGAAGTTGTATTCACTGCtgcaattgaatcaatgcTGA